The nucleotide sequence GTGATGCTCCGAGAGAAGGGGCTGTTCCCCAACGCCGACTACCCGGTGGGGCTCATCTACCTCTTGCTGGGGATTCCCATCGATCTCTACACCCCCATCTTCCTGGCGGCACGGACGGCCGGGCTGGTCGCTCACGTGGCGGAGCAGCACGCCAACAACCGGCTGTTCCGCCCGAGAGTGCTGTACCAGGGCCCGTGGGGACGGCATCCGAACGGGCAGCCGTGAGCGGGCTGCGGGTCGAGCAGTGCCGGCCACGGGCGCGGATCCCGGTCATCCGCGGGAGCCCCTCTCTCCTGCGGCCCGGCTCGCGCCGAAGAGGGGAGCTGCCATGAGGGCGGCGGCGGCCGCCAGCCAGAAGATCCCCGCCAGGCCCCACCGGTCACCCAGCGCCCCGGCTGCCGCCGGCGCCACCAGCCGCCCCAGGGCCTGCGCCGAGCTCAGCACGCCGAGGGCGGTGCCCCGCAGCCCCAGGCCGACCCGCTGGCTCAAGAAGGCCACGCCGAGGATCTCGGTGCTGGAAAAGCTCCATGCGTTGAGCACCTGGAGAGGCAGCACCTGCAGTGCCTGGGTGGCAAAGGGCACGGCCCCCCAGCGCACCACGCCGACTGCCGCTCCCAGGGCCAGCAGCCGGTGGACTCCCCACCGGTCGGCCGCCCTCCCGAGCCACAACATGAACGGCACCTCGAACATGGCCGGCACGGCGGTCAGCACGCCGAACGCAGCGTCATTCAGTCCAAGGCCCACCTTGAGATAGATGGGAATGTAGATGGCACCCGCCGCCATGCTGAAGGTCATGAGCACCGTACCCGCGTAAAACAGGCGCAGCTCGGTCGACCGCAACAGCATCCTCCCCGAGGCGCCGAGCGCCCGGACGCTCGCGGGACGGGCACTCTTCCCAGACCCCTCATGCGGCTCCACCGGCGGCTCCGGCAGCCAAGCGCCGATCCCCAGGGTCACCGCGCCGTACACCCCGGCCGCGAGCGCGTAGGCGCCGCGGATCCCGAGCGGCCCGAGCACCCACGCCAGCGACAAAGAGGTAACGACCCACCCCACGGAGCCGCTGATCCGGTAAGCCGCGAAGGTCCTGCCCCCCTGGCCCGGCCGGCCGATGCTGCTCACCGAAGTGAAGAGCATCGTAATGTAGGCCGTCTGCAGCACCGTCATCGCGACCACCAGCGCGGCGAGTACGACCGGATGGTGGAGCCAGACGAACAACACGTGGAGGGGAGCGCTCCCTCCCAGCGCCGCCAGGAGGAACGGACGGCGCCTGGCGAACCGGTCCGAGAGGTGTCCC is from Limnochorda sp. L945t and encodes:
- a CDS encoding MFS transporter, translating into MEGYPQPGGAWVGRGTARPVRLQTWIDRVAAPLPGRQRDFVLYWVASFLIYGGWGWTLPLQGLRLLEAGIGLGGIGLIQAASGLASLMAQSYLGHLSDRFARRRPFLLAALGGSAPLHVLFVWLHHPVVLAALVVAMTVLQTAYITMLFTSVSSIGRPGQGGRTFAAYRISGSVGWVVTSLSLAWVLGPLGIRGAYALAAGVYGAVTLGIGAWLPEPPVEPHEGSGKSARPASVRALGASGRMLLRSTELRLFYAGTVLMTFSMAAGAIYIPIYLKVGLGLNDAAFGVLTAVPAMFEVPFMLWLGRAADRWGVHRLLALGAAVGVVRWGAVPFATQALQVLPLQVLNAWSFSSTEILGVAFLSQRVGLGLRGTALGVLSSAQALGRLVAPAAAGALGDRWGLAGIFWLAAAAALMAAPLFGASRAAGERGSRG